The following are encoded together in the Thalassolituus oleivorans MIL-1 genome:
- the gspN gene encoding type II secretion system protein N, whose protein sequence is MLQSIWAARWYLLLGILTFLIVLVVNTPLHFIWQYAEPALGRMPIRIQNPTGTLWHGRLIADAPEVGPVQVTWRLSPLSLLSAQPELNLSVDNERVRLHGDAAVTIDLATMTPSSIILTDVSGYLDSQVAAKALKSMRVSVKGDAELSQLNGEFDLVSKQVLSLTGRLIYSGGNVQFPVQRNQVDALLPMLIGEMGMEDDTAVMNVKTPEGKDIARVFLQADGWGGASMRKRAVDLVGQQWPDKQATEDTVIFEVSHKIL, encoded by the coding sequence ATGTTGCAATCCATCTGGGCTGCTCGCTGGTACTTGTTACTGGGCATCCTGACCTTTCTTATTGTTCTAGTGGTGAATACACCGCTCCATTTTATTTGGCAGTATGCTGAACCGGCATTGGGCCGCATGCCTATCCGTATTCAGAATCCTACAGGCACACTTTGGCACGGACGTTTGATCGCGGACGCTCCAGAGGTTGGTCCTGTGCAAGTCACTTGGCGCTTAAGCCCATTGTCGTTGTTAAGTGCTCAGCCTGAACTGAACTTAAGTGTCGATAACGAACGCGTACGCTTGCATGGTGATGCCGCTGTGACTATAGATCTGGCGACGATGACACCTTCTTCTATCATATTGACCGACGTGTCGGGTTACCTAGATAGCCAAGTTGCGGCTAAGGCACTGAAAAGTATGCGAGTGTCTGTAAAGGGTGACGCCGAGTTGTCACAGTTGAATGGTGAGTTTGATTTAGTCAGCAAACAAGTTCTGAGCTTGACTGGGCGTCTTATATACAGCGGTGGCAACGTGCAATTTCCCGTACAGCGCAATCAGGTCGATGCGCTTTTGCCAATGCTTATTGGTGAGATGGGTATGGAAGACGATACCGCTGTTATGAATGTTAAAACACCTGAAGGTAAAGATATTGCTCGCGTATTTTTACAGGCAGATGGCTGGGGTGGTGCATCAATGCGTAAACGCGCCGTGGATTTGGTTGGTCAGCAATGGCCGGATAAACAGGCGACGGAGGACACGGTTATTTTTGAAGTGTCCCATAAGATTCTATAA
- a CDS encoding type II secretion system protein N, with translation MEQAADIKPWQRLTVRFGKIVLTLLLAWLMALLVWLIIAPEPLYLKAPTKGGSNRTSFESAGAGSYHVFGEVGVAEVVEVKAVDAPDTRLRLSLLGATQSSVEEESSAIIARKGSGGDFYRIGDVVEGRTRLAAVYKDKVILDTAGKLETLKFDEVSSAGIGVASQTPERNERPDTDDRAKSLRERFSRVRSTQDFMMVASEAAQQDPEEMLSGLGLESQGSGSGYKVTAGSILTQVDLKPGDIVLSVNGQPLGDASSDSSLLEQVMSEGSAQIEVQRGNSRFMVNQSFGLRN, from the coding sequence ATGGAACAAGCAGCAGATATAAAACCTTGGCAGCGCTTAACGGTGCGCTTTGGTAAGATCGTATTAACGCTTCTGTTGGCCTGGTTGATGGCGCTTTTGGTGTGGCTGATTATTGCCCCTGAGCCGCTGTACCTCAAGGCACCAACGAAAGGTGGATCGAATCGTACAAGTTTCGAAAGTGCGGGCGCCGGCTCGTATCATGTATTTGGTGAAGTCGGCGTTGCTGAAGTCGTTGAAGTTAAGGCTGTCGATGCCCCTGATACTCGCTTGCGCCTGTCCTTATTGGGCGCGACTCAATCCTCGGTAGAAGAGGAATCGAGTGCCATCATTGCGCGTAAAGGCAGTGGTGGAGATTTTTATCGTATTGGTGATGTGGTTGAAGGTCGTACGCGCTTAGCTGCAGTGTATAAAGATAAAGTGATCTTAGACACGGCAGGAAAGCTCGAAACATTGAAGTTCGATGAGGTATCCAGTGCCGGTATTGGTGTTGCTAGTCAGACGCCAGAGCGCAATGAACGGCCAGATACCGACGATCGGGCTAAATCCTTGCGCGAACGTTTTAGTCGAGTACGCAGTACACAAGATTTTATGATGGTCGCTAGTGAAGCCGCACAGCAAGATCCTGAAGAGATGTTGAGCGGTTTAGGGTTAGAGTCTCAGGGATCGGGTAGTGGTTATAAGGTAACGGCCGGGTCAATACTGACGCAGGTTGATCTAAAGCCTGGGGATATAGTGTTGTCTGTTAATGGACAGCCATTGGGCGATGCTTCAAGTGACTCAAGCTTATTAGAGCAAGTGATGAGTGAAGGTTCGGCTCAAATAGAAGTACAGCGCGGAAATAGTCGCTTTATGGTCAATCAGAGTTTTGGATTAAGGAATTAA
- the gspD gene encoding type II secretion system secretin GspD codes for MLKQWVLAVLLLISVVSPIQAQESWQINLKDADIGAFISQVADITGKSFVVDPRVKGKVNVITSEAMNSHGVYELFLSVLQLHGFAAVPAGDVILIVQQNDVKQNGRDLDEKAGIGSQELLTKVIMIKNTPALDLVPILRPLVAKYGHLAGVKSSNALIISDHAVNIRRIEQIIDRLDKSGSEELEVIQLKEAWVGNVVTMLQSLDPAKVSQGNANNTDNTSGSIRVVADERSNRLIIKGEKTARERIRQLIEQLDQPSYFSGSAQVIRLHYADATKLAEMLKALMADTSTGKDENQAKGQAAIYADEDLNALVVRAEPSLMKEVQELVASLDVRRAQVLIESAIVEVTGDNSAALGVQWATGNLDAPVGGTNFSNAGPSLSSIATSVATGDVGSAVGSGLTLGGYSEINGEVDFGVVIQALQSNTATNLLSTPSIMTLDNQEAEIIVGQNVPFRTGSTASSSNANPFTTITREDVGITLKVKPHIHDGEAIRLEVEATAESVAQTSVDGSADLITNKRSIKTMILSADKETIVLGGLIRDDVREVVSKVPLLGDIPLIGWLFRSKSTSTVKSNLMVFLRPTIVSSSTGARELTQDKFNGIWEFTVSEKLGVDSIDAEINNLFKGLPIREK; via the coding sequence GTGTTGAAACAATGGGTTTTGGCGGTATTGCTACTGATTAGTGTAGTAAGCCCGATTCAGGCGCAGGAAAGCTGGCAGATCAATCTGAAGGATGCAGATATCGGCGCATTTATTAGTCAAGTTGCCGATATTACGGGCAAAAGCTTTGTGGTTGATCCGCGGGTAAAAGGTAAGGTTAACGTTATCACCAGTGAAGCTATGAACAGTCACGGTGTATATGAGTTGTTTTTGTCAGTACTACAACTGCATGGCTTTGCTGCAGTACCTGCTGGTGATGTGATTCTTATCGTGCAGCAAAATGATGTGAAGCAAAATGGTCGCGATTTGGACGAAAAAGCCGGTATTGGAAGCCAAGAGCTGTTGACCAAAGTCATTATGATTAAGAACACGCCAGCGCTTGATCTTGTGCCAATCTTACGCCCGTTAGTAGCCAAGTATGGGCATTTGGCTGGGGTGAAATCGTCGAATGCGCTAATTATCTCTGATCACGCCGTCAATATTCGTCGTATTGAACAAATTATTGACCGTCTGGATAAATCCGGTAGTGAAGAGCTTGAAGTTATTCAGCTTAAGGAAGCATGGGTTGGCAACGTAGTGACCATGCTACAGAGCTTAGATCCAGCTAAAGTCTCCCAAGGCAATGCCAATAATACCGACAATACCTCTGGCAGTATTCGTGTTGTAGCTGACGAGCGTAGTAATCGTTTAATTATTAAAGGCGAGAAAACTGCGCGTGAACGTATTCGTCAGCTAATTGAGCAGCTTGATCAGCCTTCGTATTTTAGTGGTAGTGCTCAAGTTATTCGTTTGCATTACGCCGACGCTACTAAGCTGGCGGAAATGTTGAAAGCCTTAATGGCCGATACATCGACTGGCAAAGATGAAAATCAAGCGAAAGGCCAAGCCGCTATTTATGCTGATGAAGACTTGAATGCGCTGGTTGTTCGAGCTGAACCATCCTTGATGAAGGAAGTGCAAGAACTGGTGGCATCGTTAGATGTGCGTCGTGCTCAAGTACTCATTGAGTCTGCGATTGTTGAAGTGACTGGTGATAACAGTGCTGCGTTAGGTGTGCAATGGGCTACGGGCAATCTAGATGCGCCTGTTGGCGGTACTAACTTCAGTAATGCTGGCCCATCGTTATCGTCTATTGCCACAAGTGTTGCGACCGGCGATGTCGGTTCTGCCGTCGGTAGCGGTTTAACTTTAGGCGGTTATAGTGAAATTAACGGCGAAGTTGATTTTGGAGTGGTGATTCAGGCATTGCAAAGCAATACCGCGACTAATCTTTTATCGACACCAAGTATCATGACGTTGGACAACCAAGAAGCGGAAATCATTGTTGGTCAAAACGTTCCTTTCCGTACCGGTTCAACAGCATCAAGTAGTAACGCCAATCCGTTTACTACGATTACTCGTGAAGATGTTGGTATTACGCTGAAAGTGAAACCACATATTCATGATGGTGAAGCGATTCGTCTCGAAGTAGAGGCTACTGCAGAATCTGTCGCCCAGACCAGTGTTGATGGTAGCGCCGACTTGATCACTAACAAGCGTTCGATTAAAACAATGATTTTATCGGCGGATAAAGAAACCATAGTGCTAGGTGGTTTAATTCGCGATGATGTTAGAGAAGTGGTGAGCAAGGTGCCGTTATTGGGCGATATTCCATTAATTGGCTGGTTGTTCCGCTCTAAATCGACCAGCACAGTTAAAAGCAATTTAATGGTGTTCTTGCGTCCAACGATCGTTAGTAGCTCTACAGGTGCCCGTGAATTAACTCAAGATAAATTCAACGGTATTTGGGAGTTTACGGTGTCTGAAAAATTAGGCGTTGATAGTATCGATGCTGAAATTAACAATCTATTTAAAGGATTGCCAATTCGCGAGAAGTAA
- a CDS encoding Maf family protein — protein sequence MSTQPFKLLLASSSPYRRELLSRLRIPFECASPDIDESQQADETPEQYVGRLASEKAQALRQQYPHHWIIGSDQACVLNGVAVSKPGNRETAIRQLKQASGNKIRFHTGLALFNANTGESWSLVEPFDVCFRQLSSDEIEHYVDIEKPYDCAGSFKAEGLGIALFTALEGRDSNALIGLPLIGLVDLFKQAGIDVLQLAAAQ from the coding sequence ATGAGCACCCAGCCTTTTAAATTACTACTTGCCTCAAGCTCACCTTATCGCCGAGAACTCTTAAGCCGATTACGCATTCCCTTTGAATGCGCCTCACCAGATATTGACGAATCGCAGCAAGCAGACGAGACACCTGAGCAATACGTCGGTCGCTTAGCCTCAGAAAAAGCTCAAGCATTACGCCAACAATATCCTCATCATTGGATTATTGGCAGCGATCAGGCCTGCGTGCTAAATGGTGTAGCTGTCAGTAAACCGGGCAACCGAGAAACAGCGATCAGGCAGTTAAAACAAGCTTCAGGAAACAAAATTCGTTTTCATACAGGGTTAGCTCTATTCAACGCCAACACCGGAGAATCATGGAGTTTAGTCGAGCCCTTTGATGTCTGTTTTCGCCAGCTGAGTAGCGACGAAATTGAGCATTATGTAGATATAGAAAAGCCGTATGACTGTGCTGGTAGTTTTAAAGCAGAAGGGTTAGGAATTGCGCTGTTTACTGCACTAGAAGGTCGCGATAGCAATGCCTTGATAGGGCTACCACTGATTGGTTTAGTCGATTTATTTAAACAAGCAGGAATAGATGTCCTGCAATTAGCGGCGGCTCAATAG
- the sodB gene encoding superoxide dismutase [Fe], whose translation MAFELPALPYEKTALEPHISAETLDFHHGKHHNTYVQKLNGLIGGTEFEGKTLEEIIKTSSGGVFNNAAQIWNHTFYWNSLSPNGGGEPTGAIADAITAAFGSFADFQAKFNDSAVNNFGSSWTWLVKKADGSLDIVNTSNAATPITEEGVTPLLTVDLWEHAYYIDYRNVRPDYLKGFWALVNWDFANANFA comes from the coding sequence ATGGCGTTTGAACTTCCTGCTCTACCGTACGAAAAAACTGCTCTAGAACCTCATATTTCTGCAGAAACATTAGATTTTCACCACGGTAAGCATCACAACACTTACGTTCAAAAGTTGAACGGCTTAATCGGTGGTACTGAATTCGAAGGTAAAACCCTAGAAGAAATCATCAAGACTTCATCTGGTGGTGTTTTCAATAACGCTGCTCAGATCTGGAACCACACTTTCTACTGGAATAGCCTAAGCCCTAACGGTGGTGGCGAGCCTACTGGCGCAATTGCCGACGCAATTACCGCTGCGTTCGGATCTTTTGCTGATTTCCAAGCTAAATTCAACGACAGCGCAGTGAACAACTTTGGTTCAAGCTGGACTTGGTTAGTTAAGAAAGCAGATGGTTCTTTAGACATCGTAAACACGTCAAACGCTGCAACCCCTATCACCGAAGAAGGTGTTACACCGTTGTTGACTGTTGATTTGTGGGAACACGCTTACTACATCGATTACCGCAACGTGCGTCCTGATTACCTGAAAGGTTTCTGGGCACTGGTTAACTGGGACTTCGCGAACGCTAACTTCGCTTAA
- a CDS encoding DUF2846 domain-containing protein — MIKTLSRSFLIPVTIFASVVAMTGCTNFHQSIGDNFGSYPKWLFGPKGHYYKSVGYRWDYENTALVYIYRPISVWAMDEVEAPSFNVNNERLFNFKGGGYTWYEMEPGTYDIVVRRGIFGLEGIGDFVFAKYSDFDFQVEAGKVYYLRYSEIDPVNVIVGDNGLTTGDGPLQLVPHSLAMKEMEDTKMIHHGRDLITQNGRKERDLSDMADASTNSSKRESSSNAPTPAKGGIDAPEGLKAKPRSEQEEWWPF, encoded by the coding sequence ATGATAAAAACACTGTCTCGTAGTTTCTTGATCCCTGTAACCATCTTTGCCAGCGTAGTGGCGATGACAGGTTGCACTAATTTTCATCAATCAATTGGTGATAATTTTGGGTCGTACCCTAAATGGCTGTTTGGCCCTAAGGGTCATTACTATAAATCTGTGGGTTACCGTTGGGATTATGAAAATACCGCATTGGTATATATCTATCGTCCTATTAGTGTCTGGGCTATGGATGAAGTTGAAGCCCCTAGTTTTAACGTCAACAACGAGCGTCTATTTAACTTCAAGGGCGGCGGTTACACTTGGTACGAAATGGAGCCTGGCACCTACGACATCGTCGTACGGCGCGGAATATTCGGCTTAGAAGGTATAGGTGATTTTGTTTTCGCTAAGTATTCAGATTTCGATTTTCAAGTGGAAGCTGGCAAGGTGTATTACCTACGTTACTCCGAAATAGATCCTGTGAACGTGATTGTCGGCGATAACGGCCTGACGACTGGAGATGGACCATTACAGCTAGTTCCCCATTCCTTAGCAATGAAGGAAATGGAAGACACTAAAATGATTCATCATGGTCGTGATTTAATTACGCAAAACGGTCGTAAAGAACGAGATCTAAGTGATATGGCTGATGCCAGTACTAATAGCTCTAAGCGTGAATCGAGCTCAAATGCTCCAACTCCAGCGAAAGGTGGCATTGATGCGCCGGAAGGTTTGAAAGCCAAGCCTCGTTCAGAGCAAGAAGAATGGTGGCCATTCTAA
- a CDS encoding fumarate hydratase → MTVIKQEDLIQSVADALQYISYYHPKDFIDAVHAAYEREESKAAKDAMAQILINSRMCAMGKRPICQDTGIVTVFLTIGMDVKFEGDMSVEDMCNEGVRRAYTHPDNVLRASVLADPDGKRANTKDNTPAIIHMKLVPGNTVDVHVAAKGGGSEAKSKFAMLNPSDSIVDWVLEQVPKMGAGWCPPGMLGIGIGGTAEKAMMLAKEALLEPVNIQELQARGAQNRAEELRLELYEKVNKLGIGAQGLGGLTTVLDIKVADFPTHAANKPVAIIPNCAATRHTHFVLDGSGPAQLKAPKLEDWPEISWEVGDSVRRVDLNTVTPEDVKDWKTGETILLSGKMLTGRDAAHKRMVEMIARGEELPVDLKGRFIYYVGPVDPVREEVVGPAGPTTATRMDKFTRTVLEKTGLLGMIGKSERGDIAIEAIKDNEAVYLMAVGGAAYLVSQAIKGAEVVGFADLGMEAIYEFDVEDMPVTVAVDTKGESVHKTGPQEWFARINATEVN, encoded by the coding sequence ATGACTGTGATCAAGCAAGAAGACCTGATCCAGAGCGTTGCAGACGCGCTGCAGTACATTTCGTACTACCATCCAAAAGATTTTATTGATGCAGTTCATGCTGCATACGAGCGTGAAGAATCGAAAGCCGCGAAAGATGCGATGGCTCAAATTCTGATTAACTCGCGCATGTGTGCGATGGGTAAGCGTCCTATTTGTCAGGATACCGGTATTGTTACTGTGTTTTTAACGATTGGTATGGACGTTAAATTTGAAGGCGACATGAGTGTCGAAGATATGTGTAATGAAGGCGTTCGTCGCGCTTACACACATCCCGATAACGTGCTTCGCGCCTCTGTATTGGCCGATCCCGATGGTAAGCGGGCCAACACTAAGGACAACACGCCTGCGATTATTCACATGAAACTGGTTCCGGGTAATACAGTGGATGTGCATGTTGCGGCAAAAGGCGGTGGCTCTGAAGCTAAATCGAAGTTTGCGATGTTGAATCCATCGGATTCCATTGTTGATTGGGTATTAGAGCAAGTGCCCAAAATGGGTGCGGGCTGGTGTCCTCCGGGTATGCTAGGCATAGGCATCGGTGGTACTGCTGAGAAAGCCATGATGTTGGCGAAAGAAGCGTTGCTTGAGCCAGTGAATATTCAAGAGTTGCAAGCGCGCGGCGCGCAGAATCGCGCTGAAGAATTGCGTTTAGAGCTATACGAAAAAGTTAACAAGCTAGGTATCGGTGCTCAAGGTTTGGGCGGTTTAACTACAGTTCTCGATATCAAGGTGGCTGACTTCCCAACACACGCTGCGAACAAACCTGTGGCGATTATTCCTAACTGTGCTGCGACTCGCCATACGCATTTCGTATTGGATGGATCCGGTCCTGCGCAGTTGAAAGCACCAAAGCTAGAAGACTGGCCAGAAATTAGCTGGGAAGTCGGTGATAGCGTTCGTCGTGTTGACTTGAACACAGTGACGCCAGAAGACGTTAAAGATTGGAAAACAGGCGAAACTATTTTGCTATCAGGCAAGATGCTGACTGGCCGTGATGCGGCACACAAGCGCATGGTTGAGATGATTGCTCGTGGTGAAGAGTTGCCGGTTGATCTGAAAGGGCGCTTTATATACTACGTCGGCCCCGTTGATCCTGTGCGCGAAGAAGTCGTTGGTCCTGCAGGTCCAACGACGGCAACACGTATGGATAAGTTCACCCGCACCGTTCTTGAGAAAACTGGCTTGCTGGGCATGATTGGTAAATCGGAACGCGGTGACATTGCTATCGAAGCGATTAAAGATAACGAAGCGGTTTATTTGATGGCTGTTGGTGGTGCTGCATATTTAGTATCCCAAGCGATTAAAGGCGCAGAAGTTGTTGGTTTTGCGGATCTGGGAATGGAGGCTATCTACGAATTTGATGTAGAAGACATGCCAGTAACCGTAGCTGTCGATACTAAAGGTGAGTCTGTGCATAAGACGGGTCCACAAGAGTGGTTTGCTCGTATCAATGCAACGGAAGTTAACTAA
- a CDS encoding 4a-hydroxytetrahydrobiopterin dehydratase, translating into MRRRLSDQELRQALSELSQWHTQLIDEAQSLTRSYPFKNFMAALTFANRIGELAESANHHPQLNVQWGRLDIFWWSHDVGGISTSDVDLARASDALFNTL; encoded by the coding sequence ATGCGTAGAAGGTTATCAGATCAAGAATTACGGCAAGCGCTGAGTGAACTGTCGCAATGGCATACTCAGTTGATAGACGAGGCACAAAGCCTTACTCGTTCTTATCCGTTTAAAAACTTTATGGCGGCTCTGACGTTTGCTAATCGCATTGGCGAGCTGGCTGAATCCGCCAATCATCATCCGCAGCTCAACGTACAGTGGGGTCGTTTAGATATTTTCTGGTGGTCGCACGATGTTGGAGGTATTAGCACTTCCGACGTCGATCTAGCTCGTGCCAGCGACGCATTATTTAACACTTTATGA
- a CDS encoding tetratricopeptide repeat protein has protein sequence MKNLTLLISAIALVSCLSGCSYERSNRMLKGYGNSEWTEETKAAPESEEITLQKVAEQAKKQHGLMHIHRYGEGYDILLTLDAGDSDVKFVMDLPSSNEEKASGDPLISDDAEQSAEDKALAEQGAAANEIEDAQARKIASIEGMTKHILNAQSLFYKKQYWDALDETNAALDKVPDSAQAHALKGSIYYKMGLVAEARTSWEEALRLDPELDQVKASLARLR, from the coding sequence ATGAAGAATTTAACGCTACTCATTTCTGCGATCGCACTGGTTAGTTGTTTATCAGGTTGCAGTTACGAACGATCAAATCGCATGCTCAAAGGCTATGGCAATTCTGAATGGACGGAAGAAACGAAAGCCGCTCCTGAATCAGAAGAAATTACCTTGCAAAAAGTAGCCGAACAGGCAAAAAAACAACATGGACTGATGCATATTCATCGCTATGGCGAAGGCTACGATATCCTACTGACCTTGGATGCCGGCGATAGCGATGTGAAGTTTGTTATGGATTTACCATCCAGTAATGAAGAAAAAGCCTCGGGTGATCCTCTTATAAGCGATGATGCTGAACAGAGTGCTGAGGACAAAGCGCTGGCAGAACAAGGCGCGGCAGCCAATGAAATTGAAGATGCGCAAGCGCGTAAAATCGCCAGTATTGAAGGAATGACTAAGCACATTCTCAATGCTCAAAGCCTATTTTATAAAAAGCAGTATTGGGATGCCTTAGATGAAACCAATGCAGCGTTGGATAAAGTTCCTGATTCAGCTCAAGCCCACGCATTAAAAGGCAGTATCTACTATAAAATGGGCTTGGTTGCCGAAGCACGTACCAGCTGGGAAGAGGCTTTACGTCTAGATCCAGAGTTGGATCAAGTTAAAGCCAGTTTAGCGCGATTACGCTGA
- a CDS encoding FliG C-terminal domain-containing protein, with the protein MKVLSKSLLVLPLLFISSLLQAEEAYEVPVKKDEVEEARFKNEMEARLGRDIQAYLGEDRFIIQVDAILERTRSVVKQEGTPAKAAPDLPSKPQVGSRISLQPVETINPADYEELPGLPVNELPLLMENQQQMQTLQQQVRKLQQERDAVSEYADQLKEAANQSSPATKATEKTIGYRNVIKKLTITLVVDNTLKDEQVEFLKNLITRKSQLNELRGDTLNVVRTEFNRIEPKPSVQSFWEQYGPWIWLASMLLVALLTVALFFALWRRILRVGETANNRPLAHAAELITDANAAANSTNNATNSHAEDEKAQLKYRINEARQKLVSQGLSQPHRFQQGVAQALQSAQAFEVAALSMTMGKGLFASLAPQVTPTQWQQIDDMLKEGNWSESQLLEGMEQFTERLTKQTDEHNDNAPFSFLSKLNDSQVLYLIKDEDTRIKALVMSQLPAQRAADMFLRLSEKELANVAFELGQFESLPVSAFKDVADRLARASLTVPSFENISADGLSVLIRMLDSMTMTEETRLLKTLKSEKPETYYRLRQVYFTFADLARTPDRVISNELRELDRGVLASALCHSSIEFKRHVLAALPQKLRAGVIAELKVAESENSTEVIEQARLNIVQAMRAVIRAGRFSMDELVQISQG; encoded by the coding sequence ATGAAAGTATTATCGAAATCTCTCTTAGTATTGCCACTACTGTTTATTAGCAGCTTACTTCAGGCAGAAGAAGCCTATGAAGTACCGGTTAAAAAAGACGAAGTTGAGGAAGCGCGCTTTAAAAATGAAATGGAAGCGCGTTTGGGGCGCGATATCCAAGCCTATCTTGGCGAAGATCGATTTATTATTCAGGTGGATGCCATTTTAGAGCGCACACGTTCGGTTGTTAAGCAGGAGGGGACTCCAGCAAAAGCAGCGCCTGATTTACCAAGTAAGCCGCAAGTCGGCTCTCGTATTTCACTGCAACCGGTAGAAACTATTAATCCCGCCGATTATGAAGAGCTACCAGGTTTGCCCGTCAACGAACTGCCGCTGTTAATGGAAAATCAACAGCAGATGCAAACCTTGCAGCAGCAAGTGCGCAAATTACAACAAGAGCGCGATGCTGTCAGTGAGTATGCAGACCAATTAAAAGAGGCGGCAAATCAGAGCTCGCCCGCGACCAAAGCAACAGAAAAAACGATTGGTTATCGCAATGTTATTAAGAAGTTAACGATTACCTTAGTGGTTGATAACACCTTGAAAGATGAACAGGTGGAATTTCTCAAAAATTTAATTACGCGAAAATCTCAACTTAATGAATTGCGTGGCGACACCTTAAATGTTGTGCGCACAGAATTTAATCGCATAGAACCAAAACCCAGTGTGCAGAGCTTTTGGGAGCAATATGGTCCATGGATTTGGCTCGCTTCCATGCTCCTGGTGGCACTACTGACCGTTGCTCTGTTCTTCGCTCTTTGGCGTCGTATTCTACGCGTTGGCGAAACGGCCAATAATCGTCCATTAGCGCATGCTGCCGAATTGATCACAGATGCAAATGCCGCTGCTAATAGCACAAATAATGCAACGAACAGCCATGCCGAAGACGAAAAGGCCCAGCTTAAATATCGTATTAACGAGGCTCGACAGAAGCTTGTTAGCCAAGGCTTATCGCAGCCGCATCGTTTTCAACAGGGCGTCGCGCAAGCATTGCAGAGTGCACAAGCATTTGAGGTTGCCGCCTTATCAATGACCATGGGAAAGGGCTTGTTTGCTAGCTTGGCGCCGCAAGTGACGCCCACTCAATGGCAACAAATTGATGACATGCTGAAAGAAGGCAATTGGAGTGAGTCACAATTGCTGGAAGGTATGGAGCAATTTACCGAGCGCTTGACCAAACAAACGGATGAGCATAATGATAATGCACCATTCTCTTTTTTAAGTAAGTTAAATGATTCTCAGGTCTTATATTTAATTAAAGACGAAGATACTCGCATTAAAGCGCTCGTGATGTCGCAGTTGCCGGCGCAACGAGCAGCCGACATGTTTTTACGTCTTAGTGAAAAAGAGTTGGCCAATGTTGCTTTTGAATTAGGTCAGTTTGAAAGTTTACCTGTATCAGCATTTAAAGATGTGGCTGATCGCTTGGCGCGTGCTTCATTGACCGTCCCTTCTTTTGAGAATATATCCGCGGACGGCTTATCAGTGCTTATTCGCATGTTGGATAGCATGACAATGACCGAAGAAACGCGATTGCTTAAAACACTGAAATCTGAAAAACCAGAAACCTACTACCGCCTGAGACAGGTCTATTTTACCTTTGCGGATTTAGCGCGGACTCCAGATCGTGTGATATCCAACGAATTGCGCGAGTTGGATCGAGGCGTATTGGCGAGTGCGCTATGTCATAGCTCTATTGAGTTTAAACGACATGTTCTTGCCGCCTTACCACAAAAATTACGTGCAGGCGTGATCGCAGAATTGAAAGTTGCAGAAAGCGAAAATAGTACCGAAGTTATAGAGCAAGCACGTTTAAATATTGTACAGGCGATGCGCGCCGTTATTCGGGCTGGTCGTTTCTCAATGGATGAACTGGTTCAGATCTCACAGGGGTAA